The Catellatospora citrea DNA segment TCGATCGTGGGCCAGTGGCCGGGCGGCTTCCAGGCCGACGTGCGGGTGACCGCGGGCAGCGCGGCGATCAGCAGCTGGACGGTGACCTGGACCTTCGCCAACGGCCAGACCGTCACCCAGGCCTGGAGCGCCACGGTGACCAGCAGCGGATCGGCCGTGACCGCCCGCAACGTGAGCTACAACGGCAGCCTGGCCGCCGGCGCGGGCACGACCTTCGGGTTCCTCGGATCGTGGAACGGCAGCACGAACAGCGTCCCCGCGGTGACCTGCACCGCGAGCTGATCGTCAGTGGAGAACCGGCCCGGGCGCTCGACGCCCGGGCCGGACCCGCAACCTTGCCCGGGCCTGCCATGCTCGGTCCGTGCCGACCGTCTACCACAGCAGTGGCAACCGCCGCCGCGGCCGCAGCCGCCGTGCCCGCGTGCTGCGCACGCTCGGCATCGTCGCGGTAGTCGCCGTCGTCGGGGCCGCAGCCCTGTGGCTGTGGCCCGCCGGTCCCCGGCCGCTGTTCCAGCTACCCGCCGCGTGTGGCGAGAAATGGCAGCTGGGCACGTATCCGGGCCACGGCGAGCACGACGTCGACCTGTTCCCGATGTCCGGGCAGTCCTGGGGCCATCCCGTGCTCGCGTCCTACGGCGGGACGGTCGTCGAGGCCGGGATCAACGGGGAGCTGGGCGGGCGCACGCCGCAGAATCCGCAGGGCCCGCGCGGCAGCGGCGGCGGCTACTGGGTGAAGATCGACCACGGTGGCCGGTGGTCGACCGTGTACATGCACCTGCTCGAACCGCCGATGGTCGAGCAGGGCCAGCGCGTCGAGCAGGGCCAGCAGATCGGCAAGGTCGGCAGCACCGGCGACTCCGGCGCGGCGCACCTGCACTACGAGCAGCGCCGCGGTCTGCAGACGGTGGAGAGCTGGTTCGACGGGGCGGCGTCGGGCATCACGCACGACGACCGTGAGTACACCGTCCTGCGTACCAGCAACAACTGTGTCGGCAAGAAGCCGTAGTCGGCCGTGCTCCCGTTCGAAAGGACTTGCCCAGCCGGGCGCAACGATGGTCCAGTCTTGCGGTGAGCGAGCAGTTGTGGAACCCGGAGTGGTGCATCGTCGGCAACCTGCTGCCGTATCCGTACGGTCAGGGCGGCCCGCATGCCGACTTCCGGAGCCAGAAGATCTTTCCGGCGGGGGCCAAGCTCTACGTGATCGGCGGCTTCGCGGGCATGGGCCACGGGACGATCACGGTGATCGGATATG contains these protein-coding regions:
- a CDS encoding M23 family metallopeptidase — its product is MPTVYHSSGNRRRGRSRRARVLRTLGIVAVVAVVGAAALWLWPAGPRPLFQLPAACGEKWQLGTYPGHGEHDVDLFPMSGQSWGHPVLASYGGTVVEAGINGELGGRTPQNPQGPRGSGGGYWVKIDHGGRWSTVYMHLLEPPMVEQGQRVEQGQQIGKVGSTGDSGAAHLHYEQRRGLQTVESWFDGAASGITHDDREYTVLRTSNNCVGKKP